The following coding sequences are from one Capsicum annuum cultivar UCD-10X-F1 chromosome 3, UCD10Xv1.1, whole genome shotgun sequence window:
- the LOC107864983 gene encoding cell wall / vacuolar inhibitor of fructosidase 2-like — protein MANYNVTFQRQKVWPDRGSQYTLLSYVPLFVRYRKCHLHFSMFNKGTSYLIDDACHRTGDFNLCAASLRTDPHIRTADIKGLTCIMMEMCLDKAKGISSQIERIIKQATDRGFKECLEICLKEFGLAIDNHLPYAIKQLDSGDYVDATYSLMGVDNSAET, from the exons ATGGCCAATTATAATGTAACATTCCAACGACAGAAGGTTTGGCCAGATCGTGGAAGCCAATACACTCTCTTATCTTATGTTCCCCTGTTTGTGCGTTATAGGAAATGTCATCTTCATTTCTCTATGTTTAATAAAGGAACCTCTt atttgattgatgATGCTTGTCACAGGACAGGTGATTTCAACTTATGCGCGGCGTCTCTTAGAACGGATCCTCATATCCGTACAGCTGATATAAAAGGTTTGACGTGTATCATGATGGAAATGTGCTTGGACAAGGCAAAAGGCATTTCGTCTCAAATCGAAAGGATAATAAAACAAGCTACAGATCGAGGTTTTAAGGAATGCCTTGAGATTTGTCTCAAGGAATTTGGCTTAGCTATTGACAATCATCTTCCATatgctatcaagcagttggatTCAGGTGATTATGTGGATGCCACATACTCACTTATGGGTGTTGACAATAGTGCTGAAACTTAA